The region AGCTCTTGGCACCTGTTTCTCTTACAAGACATGAAATTCAGTTGAGCCCTGATTTCACAACAATAttctttctacctctctctctcctctcaggacCCATCAGTGGCCAAGGTGAGTGGCGGTCGAAAGAAGACAGTGTCCTTCAGTAGCATGCCGTCAGAGAAAAAGGTGAGCAGTGCAGCCGACTGTCTGGCCTTCATGCAAGGTGGCTGTGAACTCAAGAAGATCCGACCTAATTCACGTGTCTACTGCCGTTTCTATACGCTGGACCCAGACATGGTCTGCCTTCGCTGGGAACCCTCCAAGAAGGATGGTGACCGTGCCCGACTTGACATATCCTCCATCCGAGAAGTACGAATGGGCAAGAGCACTGAGACCTTCCTTCACAATGGCCCCGTGGCTGAACATTTGGCTGAAGAAGCTGCCTTCTCCATCATCCATGGAGATGATTATCAGTCGCTGGACCTGGTGGCTCTCTCAGCAGATGTGGCCAACATCTGGGTGACAGGCTTGCGTTACCTGGTGTCCCATCCTGGGGCAGTGGGTGGTGGAGGCggaggggagggtggaggggttGGGGAGAGCAGCGTTGGAAGCCGAATGCGGCGCGAGTGGCTGGCAACAGAATTTGCCCTGGGTGACGAGGATGGATATGGGATTATGCCTGAGGACACTGCTGTGGCCACAATCTGTAGGCTCTATCCCAGTATCAAAGAGGCTAAGGTAAGATGATGACACCACTTTAAAAGGTggaaaatacatacataacCACTCTCATTACATTTTTTCACCTGTAGTTACTAGAAATACTATCAGATGAGTTGTAAGAATCATACTTGTGTGCGCCTCTAACGTCCTTGACAGTATATGTAAGCGCCCACCATGATGTTGAAGTTAAGTGACAAACCTTGTTGACCCTTCTGTGGTTTCTAAGAATGCGTATGCTTTGTGAATGGAGAAGAACCCTACTTAATGAATGAAGCCCAGTCAAGAAACAATTATGTATCTACTGATTATTTGTGTAAGTGGTATTCTTAGACCCGTAAACCTGGGAGTATTTGAGCAAGAGATGAATAGGTGGGCAGCAGGGGAGCCATAAAACCCAACAGAGCAGAGCATCCAAGTGAAATATTAGGAGAGGTTGGCTATCTCACAATGTGTCTCTGCATCTATGCCTAACTTATCCTGCTGTGATAAGGAGAGAGTGTGGGTGataggctctgtgtgtgtgtgtgtgttcttctgaaGATAGGAGGAGGACAGGCAGGAATATATATTTAGCCATGAGAACACAAAATGTGATATTTGATGTGTGGTATCTGCTGTATatgacaagaaaagaaagaaacacgaATCAAAGACAAAAAGGTCAAATGAAAAGGgcgaaatgaaatggaaaaatatataAGAGAAAGAATGCTCTGTCTAATCCGCTTCGGGCTACATGCTGATTTGAGAGACACATTTTTGCATAAATCCGTCATGGCTATCAGCAGAGGatttgtgtggaattttgactTATGTGCGGGTaagttacacacagacacgtgacTTCTTAGACAGCCTTAATATCTTAACACTTCAGCGCATTGTCTCTGCTTTACACTGCCCgatttgtgttttgttggaTCAGATCGTGACTGATAGGGTTTTATAGCTCAGTGTCCAACTTGCACAAAAGCATTTCATCGTCATTTCTAAGATGACTAAACATATTTCTGCAGGTATAATGTAGTCCAAACTGGTGAATCAGACTAGTcaagatattttattttccaggAGGTCAAGGGCTGACTCTAGTGTACTTTATCTGACCCTTATCTTAGGTACGTCAGCGCTTCAAAGAGATCCAGCGTAGCAAGGAAAAGCTGACATCACATGTGACGTTGGAGGAGTTCGAGGAGGCTTACTGTGAATTGTGTACGCGGCCTGATGTCTACTTCTTGCTGGTTCAACTCTCCAAAGACCGAGAGTGCCTGGATGCCCAGGACCTGCGTCTCTTCTTAGAGACAGAACAGGGCTTGCAACTCGCCACCACAGAGGGCTGTCTGGAATTGCTGCGTCGCTTCGAACCTTCAGCAGCTGGCCGTGAACGTGGTCTTCTGGGACTGGACGGTTTCACACGCTACCTACAGTCGAGTGAATGTCAGCTTTTTGACCCCGAGCACCAGCATGTTTGCCAGGACATGAACCTTCCCCTTTCACACTACTACATCAGTGCCTCCTACCGCTCCTACCTGCTGGACGACCAAGTACATGGCAGGGCAGACCTTGGAGGACTGACCCGCGCCCTTCAAGCTGGGTGCCGATGCCTTGAGTTGGGCGTGACCGATGGTCCAGAAGGGGAGCCAATCCTGGGAGTGGACCATGGAGTGGACGGcaagcaccaccaccaccaccatcaccatcatcatcatcatcatcaccattacACCCCAATTACCTTGCGCAGTGCTCTAGAAGTAGTCAACAAGTATGCCTACCTGACATCTGAGTACCCACTGCTCCTGTACCTGTGCCACCGTTGCTCACCTTCCCAACAGCGCCTGATGGCACAGCACCTAAAAAAAGTGTTTGGCACACGCCTGTACACCCCTGAGGCACTCCCCGTGAGCCTGGGGGGCCGGGCCACCACCCTACCATCCCCTGAACAGCTGAAGGGTAGGGTGCTGGTAGTGGGTAAGAAGCTGCCCCCTGAGGAGGGAGACTCGGAAGGTGAGGTGtctgaagaagatgaagaaattGGCGGTGGAGGGCCTCTAGCTGGCCGCCGTATGACCATCCCTGGGGAAGAGGAACTGGGGGTGGTCCTGGTTGTACCTCCGCCCCCACAGCCACGTCGACTGCGCCTTCGTCGTGAGCTCTCAGACCTAGTTGCTGTGGCAAGGATGGGGAGCCGGAGCTTCTATGCCCATCGTGCCAGCGTTCTACAGTCTCAGCAACACTCACCCCCTTCTACTCCCTCTACTCCAGGTACTCCTGTACCTCCAGATCCACCTTTTTGGACACTGTGTTCACTGGGAGAGGGCGAGGCTGGTCGCTTGGCCAGTGAAAGCCCCGAAGACTTGGTGAGCTTCACCAAGCGTACGTTAACACGTGTTCGGCCAAGTTCCGTGCGTCTGGATTCCAGCAACCCCAATCCGCAGGGCTACTGGAAGTGCGGAGTGCAACTGACAGCACTCAATCAGCAGACTCCTGGTGCCATGTTGGATCTTAGCCGGGGACGGTTTGCACAGAACGGTGGCTGTGGTTACGTTTTGCGGCCAGCTGTTATGCGGGAGGAGGTGTCCTACTTCAGCGCGCAGTCACAGGGCTGCGTACCTGGTGTGCCCCCGCAGACACTGCGGATCAAGGTGATTAGTGCTCACTGCCTACCCAAACCACAAGGATCTGGAGCCAAAGGGGAGGTTATCGACCCCTATGTGGTGTTGGAACTGCATGGTGTTCCAGCTGACTGTGCTGAGCAGAGGACCCGCACTGCTGCCCAGAACCAGGATGACCCACTTTTTGACGAGACCTTTGAGTTTCAGGTAAATGATGGAGCCTGAATCCACTGTCATAAATGCATGTCTGAACATGTTTTAATTCTCATAAGCAAATTACATTATTAGATGACAACAACAGGGTGCTTGGGTGACATATTGGAAAAAGACGCTGGCTCACCGCTGCAGAGACCTGTGTTCAATTCCCAGTAACGGTGAAACCGTCATGGAATTATGTCCTAGTCACTGCAATAGCAACTCCCATTTATTTGTGGAGGTGATGGGGGCACCAGGTTGGTGGTGGGTGGATCTGGGGAGCATAGCATGAACCTCTGCGTGCATCCATCTTCCTCCAAAGTCCTCTGTGGTCTGGTGAAAAGAAGCACTCAGTGAATCCACATGTGTCAGAGTGGtagtctctgctctctctgactggtGGGAGGTAGGGGGGAGGGTGTATAACAGATGCAATACAGAAATACAAGGGAATTGGCCACTACTAATTTGGGGTGAAAAGGGgataacacagcaaaaaaatgaGTACAGGTAGCTATACAGTATAACAGATTaattttaattattcttttaatatataattattgttttaaatataattatttACTGACTTTGACAATGAGACAAGACACAGTGCCCCTAGTGTTTGACCAAGGATATGGTGGATAATGAGAGAAGTGTAGGATTAGTCTGTGTCATCAGGGATATTGTCCTGTTCTCATGTGTCTTAATGAGAGAGCATCAGACTGTGAGAAAACAGGCCAACAGTGCCCTGTTACACATACCAACTGCCCTCAGCATGTAATattaacacaatacaatacaattcacattaacacacacaaacacaaatagagACAAAAGCACAAAGTATCCAACCATTTCTTCATTACATACAGACAATGTTAGTTCCCTTCCTAGACTTCAAATTAAACTGTTAGTCCTGCTTTGATAATAAAACTGAATGATTCAAAGTGAGATTCCTAACATGGGACAAGTACCCTCAACTTCATAAACACTTATTTCAATTAGGCATCattaaatacttaaatattCTCATTCATTCCCTGTTGTTATTCTAATGCTGTATCAAATTTGCGTGTGTGGGTTTATTGCAGTCACTCTAGTAATTAGACAGGTTCACGAGGTATCTGAAACTGCATTCCTAACTGTACTGCGTGGAGGACCGGAGGCTTGGAGGCTCATAAATAACACAAGGAAAACGATACCTATGTATACGACCTGATTTTTTACACGCAAAGTAATTAAGCAAACTCTGTCCTGTCCTCCCACAATGGGGTTAACAGGACAGAGCTGTTGCTATGGCAGTAGAAGCTCTTAGAATAAAAGGTTACAGTTACACCTTTTTGTAAAAAGCCTAAATGTTCACAGATATGTAATTAGGCACCAGCTCTACCAGGATCTGATAGTCTTCCACCGCTCCTTCCTTCGGTCAGGGGTCAGAATTGGTTTGTGgatcctctccctccttccagCTCTGAAAGTGTAATCAATTTTATCTCTGCTGCCTTTTTTGGCAGTGCTGACCTTTCTTTTAGGGAAGCCTGATAATAGCAGCATAGTGAAGTTGGCCTAGTGTAATTATGGGATGCAGATGAGGCCAGGCTCTTCCCATCATgcctcacacataaacactcacacacacacacacacacacacacacacacacaagtagacATACACATGTTGTACACATGTTGAGCTGTTGAAATCCACAGATAAATGGTTCAGTTGAGGGATTCAAATGTTATTGTTACCTGGACTCTGGATTTTTATGAATAACACAGCTTTCGTAGGAAATTAAAGCAGCATTGCCTTTAGACAGACATGCTTTTAATTACACTGGATACAGAGCAGCGTTTGGCCAGCTGTTGTCTCAGCTTGCTCAAGACGCAGATCATGAGGATAACCTAATTCCATTATGTATACTTCATTCtgatacacattacacatacacacacccacacccacatggTCTCCATTTGTTGCAGTAGATTTTAGTGGAATTGTCaagagtgtatgagtgtgtggttATGAGGAAGATCAGAtatcatgtttgtgttttgttaatatttaaGAGAAAAGGGATCTGTTGACTTCTGTTTCTACAAGTGAGTTTCTACATTTcgaaagagtttgtgtgtgtgtgtgtgagtgagtgtgagtgagtgtgtgtgtgtgtgtgtgtgtgtgtgtgtgtatcctcagGAGGTTATGTAGCCAAAAGTCAACTACTGATTAGAATGTGATAGATttgataaaaatggaaaaatacagtGATAAATATCTGCTTAccgttttctgtttgtgttcaagATGACTCTCTCTGTTGGTAAATGACTTTGgtacagcaacagaaaaaatgaaaaaaaaaaaaaggaacagttaTTGAAGGGCAAAACATGGTGAAGGCATTCAAACTCAACTCAATGGAAGACTTGTCTTTACGCTTGTTCACAGATAATATGATGATCATGCTTGTTCTTTAAGGTGGGACAGACTTAAAGCAGTGTTTACGGAACACGGCATTCCCATGATTGTGCTGTTGTTTGAAAGCAAAGCCCAGACAACACAAGCAGCAGCCTTCTTTGGTAGCATGAGTTTATTTTCTGGATTTGAGCCATTTCTTGAATCTTGGCCCAGTCGCAGCATATGTGCTTTAAGGAACTCTTACCCTGAAACCCTTTTCAGAAAGCCATAAGTGCACATAAATGCTGCAAACCAccctgtgtatttgtgtaggtCTGCTGGGTCTCTCAGATGAGTATCAAAAATGTGTATATCAAATGATAAAAGACATTTTGCATGCACATCCTCACACATACtaacacttgcacacacatatacaccccccccccccccccccccccccctctctttctctcgctctctcctggGTTTGAGTCACTGGTGGAGTTTATTTGTGTCCCGTTGCCTGGTGCCTGAGGATCTCAGACAATTATAACTCACAGGAGGGGGTACACCTGTCAGACTGAGACCCCTACAGGCgcatatgcactcacacacacacacagactagtgtgttggtgtggatcAATGAGGGAGAGGGGGTACACCTGTCAGACTGAGACCCCTACAGGTgcatacgcactcacacacacacacacacacacacacacacacacacacacactcacacacactgacacacatacacaccatagtcgcacacacacacacacactcacacacacacacacacacacacacacacacttacacacgcacgcacatcaACAAGTGCATGGCCCCTGGAGGGTTTTGATAGATGATTGCTCTCGCTATTCTTTGCAACTcacaacatttctttttctgtgccCTTTTCCTCTCAAACAATTTATCAGAGGGAACCCTGCAGCCTTAATGATCCctccacatctgtgtgtgtgtgtgtgtgtgtgtgtgtatgtatgtgtgtttgcctttctgtatttgtgtgtaatctATCTTCCTTATCTATATCTACACCTGACTTCCTTTAACATCAGTTCTGCTTTGTGTAGTCTACcacatttaactgtgtgtgtgtgtgtatgtgcttgggtgcgcgcgcgcgtgtgtcttttatctgttttgtttgtgtggtcatGTCCAAACTGCTCTATGTCACTTCTTTTCTTTGTAATATGAATATGCATGTGCACACCGCAGCACAATTTATTGTCTTGTCACTTAgataagatgtgtgtgtgtgtgtgtgtgtgtacgtgtgtgagcgcgtgtgtgcgcatgtatttgtgtgcatatgcaggtgtgtgtgtgtgtgtgagtatgtgtgtttctgcaagGGCAACGTTATGTAGCTACAAATCCACAACTGATTAAAATATATGCTAAAAGATTGAATAATAAATTAGTAAATACAGTGATATAAAATATGTGCTGCATAGTTAGTGAGGAATATGTGTTACATAGTTGGTGAGATTTCTGTTTAAGATGACTCTCTCTGTTGGTAAATGACcttgaaacaacaaaaacaaatggaaaaaggaACAGTTGCAGAAGGGCAAAGCATAATGAAGGCATTCAAACTCAACTTAATGGAAGACTTGTCTTTACATTAGTTCACTGAAAATATGATGATCATGCTTgctctgtgcatgtatgtttgtatgtgtgtgtgtgtgtgtgtgtgtgtgtgtgtgtgtgtgtgtgtgtgcgcgtgtgcgcatgtgtttcaTTCTTTTAGTTGGTTGAACTTGCATTTACGTGACTGACACAGGCAGTGGGctgtttaattgtgtgtgtgttagtgtgtgtgttgcgtgtgtctgtgtgtgtatgtgtgcatagaTGTACATTTATGTGTCCTGCATATGTTAATTTACAATTATACATACGCTGGTGTAATCAGCTGTTGTGTGTCCCATTATCTAAAAGTACAATTTAAAATGAAGGTTCAAAAGGAGATTTTTCAGACAATACCCCAAACTCCTCCAGCTGAATCCCTTTACCATATGTATGACCCGTCTGCCTCACTATTCGCATCCATCCAGTTCAGTCAGCCCAGTGCCTGTGAACTTGTCACTCTAATGATGCCTGGAACTGGGTGGCGATCACAACTCACAAACAAAGTCAGAGAGTGTgaccatatatatacacatatccCAGTGCCTTACCACTGAAAATTCATAAATAACtttcataaattcataaataaaacatgaaagttttatttatgtattttcagcattcagatcattttgatatatttgataATATTACAGATATTATTCTCATTTGGTGTTTCACATTGTGTAGATGAATTGGCACATTGGCTtacgatatatatatatatatatatatatataaagttatttcttgctctttttttctgttgttcagcattttatttttcctatGAAGAGACACATGTAGTTTTAGcacaaatatttcataacatttaTATCTCACACAGTAAACACCATAAACAGAGGATGCTACTGTCTAAATGccagctttctttcacacattacaggttttaaaacagagaatgttACACAGTTTAAATAATGCCACTTCTccttcacacagacattatGAGTGAGATGACATCATGTGATCTTAACACTGTGATCTTATTGTGtggtgtgtccgtgtgtgtgtgtgtgtgtgtgtgtgtgtgcgtacgtgtgtgcatgtgtatgtgtgtgcgtacgtgtgtgcatgtgtatgtgtgtctgtgtgtaaactaCATGTGTGTCCGTATTTAATGAGTGTTTGGGAGTTAGTGGAAATATATTTTAGCaagatattttgtattttgtcgACACGAAGACCCAAGGGTATATAcgcttcatgttttttttgtatttgatttttcaTCAGTGATTaatatggggtgtgtgtgcgcatgtgtctatttgtgtctgtgatctaACTATCATGTCCTATATATTCTTTGCCCCCCATGTGCGTGATGTCAAGTATGTCCTAAATAATTAAGTTTTGTGtagaaggaggggggggtgtgtatgtgttcccATCCATATTCCACATGGTGAACAATCGGTATTTCACTGTGCATAATGTAAATAGgccagtgcatgtgtgtggtacATTTGTGAATAAGTCTGTGGTATTATGCATTTACGTAATGCATAAGCGTAAGTAACATTCCAAACTcttcagctgttttctttttttttttagcattaagTTCTTACATTGAAACCGTGTGATTTTGATACATTAAGGTTGCTGTGATAGTGTGTGGTTC is a window of Chanos chanos chromosome 10, fChaCha1.1, whole genome shotgun sequence DNA encoding:
- the plcl1 gene encoding inactive phospholipase C-like protein 1; translated protein: MSERDSCGDGICGDGAPEFVPARASRAGRRSGVIAPMAERSSPGQDPETVLIEAAKAAPRRSSIIKDPSVAKVSGGRKKTVSFSSMPSEKKVSSAADCLAFMQGGCELKKIRPNSRVYCRFYTLDPDMVCLRWEPSKKDGDRARLDISSIREVRMGKSTETFLHNGPVAEHLAEEAAFSIIHGDDYQSLDLVALSADVANIWVTGLRYLVSHPGAVGGGGGGEGGGVGESSVGSRMRREWLATEFALGDEDGYGIMPEDTAVATICRLYPSIKEAKVRQRFKEIQRSKEKLTSHVTLEEFEEAYCELCTRPDVYFLLVQLSKDRECLDAQDLRLFLETEQGLQLATTEGCLELLRRFEPSAAGRERGLLGLDGFTRYLQSSECQLFDPEHQHVCQDMNLPLSHYYISASYRSYLLDDQVHGRADLGGLTRALQAGCRCLELGVTDGPEGEPILGVDHGVDGKHHHHHHHHHHHHHHHYTPITLRSALEVVNKYAYLTSEYPLLLYLCHRCSPSQQRLMAQHLKKVFGTRLYTPEALPVSLGGRATTLPSPEQLKGRVLVVGKKLPPEEGDSEGEVSEEDEEIGGGGPLAGRRMTIPGEEELGVVLVVPPPPQPRRLRLRRELSDLVAVARMGSRSFYAHRASVLQSQQHSPPSTPSTPGTPVPPDPPFWTLCSLGEGEAGRLASESPEDLVSFTKRTLTRVRPSSVRLDSSNPNPQGYWKCGVQLTALNQQTPGAMLDLSRGRFAQNGGCGYVLRPAVMREEVSYFSAQSQGCVPGVPPQTLRIKVISAHCLPKPQGSGAKGEVIDPYVVLELHGVPADCAEQRTRTAAQNQDDPLFDETFEFQVNMPELALLRFVVLDDDYIGDDFIGQYSVAFECLQPGYRNVPLLGLAGDPLPHASLFVHVAVTNRRGGGKAQRRGLSVRRGVRRGREYVTLRHTSIKILDDAFRLATAPLREATDLREDALSATVAFKEQCGLPPVAKLKQCIQSLATRLQSPDGPPGATLTLKEGYPCLEPAGNLTDTTRKLLNAYDSMISANKQLIENADGVQERIAQVQKEGMVFHEDLPRLAEKENLKGRKQSKAVESFTWNITVLKGQCDLLRSAKLDALDALRQLALACEACGLTAPSDLQYTSHNLSRRGSSHGNGRI